AAGACCCGCTCATTGGGGATAATGCCAGGGCCGCCCAGGCTGCCAGTTATATGCATATCCCGGCATCGCCTGTGCGTGTACGGACAAGCCCGCTGCCCCGTTTCGTCACAGTGATAGGCGGGAGTTATCTGTTTATGCCCAGCATCACGGCACTGCGTTTTCTGGCATATCAGCCCTAGGTTAACTGCGGCGCAGGATGGCCCTGAATTTGTAGCGGTCGCTCAGATACATGGATTTGACCACTTCAATAGGGGCATCTTCAGAGTTATACGTCACGCGGGAAATAGCCAGGACGGGCGTGCCTATCGGGATTTTTAGATGATGGGCCTCGTGCTCCTGTGCGGAACGCGCTTCGAAGGTTTGTTCCGCATAGGTGAGATGGATTTGGTAGTCGTTTGCCAGCACACTATAGAGTGATTCTCTGGTGAAGTCGTGCTTTTCGAGAATGCCAGGGCATTTGGCCGCCAGGATATAAGCCAGTTCCAGGGCGACAGGACGACGCGCCACATAACGGACGCGCTCCAACACAATAACGTCCATAGCGACCGAAACGCGCAGCGCGCGGGCGATTTCGCCTGGTGGGGTGGTTACTTCTGCTCGCAGGATTTTACTAGCCACCTGCTGCCCACGACTGGCCATCTCTTCGCTAAAGC
The Phototrophicus methaneseepsis DNA segment above includes these coding regions:
- a CDS encoding GntR family transcriptional regulator, yielding MMPNNHSSKPLYEQIKDDILYRIQSGEYAPNTQLPSERQLAAKFGVSRLTASKAIKALIQAGWLYVQIGKGTYVREKPIDQEIAALTSFSEEMASRGQQVASKILRAEVTTPPGEIARALRVSVAMDVIVLERVRYVARRPVALELAYILAAKCPGILEKHDFTRESLYSVLANDYQIHLTYAEQTFEARSAQEHEAHHLKIPIGTPVLAISRVTYNSEDAPIEVVKSMYLSDRYKFRAILRRS